The genomic interval TCTGTAGAAGCCACGTCCTGTGTGGAAGTGGAGTGTTTGTAAAAGGAAAGCAGCGATCCATGCGCCAGGATATGTGTGAGTCAGTGAGGGCAAAAGTGTTGAAGGATCATTTACAGATGTAGGGCTTGTCTGGATGAAGATTATGATGAGAAATCAGGTATTACCACACgcaaatacatttttgtgtatgtTAAACTGTCACTAATTGGACTGCATCTGTGTGTTACATTTTATGCTTCAGAAAGTTGTGGAAAATTACAACCTTGATTCTTGAAAATAATTTCATGCACAACAAAATTTATATGTTGATCACACATAATGTGAtgaaataaaatggaataaaactTACAGAaaacacaattacattttaaattgaaaaatgaaaacttattcaaaacattaataaaaacgtTAAAACTGTCTCGACGATACTAAAATGACACTGATTCAGTGCTGGTAATATCAAAACAGCCAAATGCAGACCGATGCATGACAGCTGTTCTgaagaaatgtaaaaatgcagttttcctAAATGTCTAATTATGATGATTGTTGTGTTTCTAGATCTTCACCATTTGTGCCTTTGCCACCACCGGTGGTTATGTTGGATCAACTCTGTTCACTGTTAATTGTGGAAGTAAAACAGACGACGTTACTGCTCATTTTGGATATCCTTTTAGGTAAAGCATCCAGATCtctactttatttattatttctaagtgaaagtgtctttttttgttaaaatgctGCCCTGCTGTTAGTCATGCAATGAGTAATCCATATGTATGTTGACTGAAGAAAGTGAAGGTTAACTGGAGAGACAACTGAGCCCTAGTGAACATGTGACTTCCTCTTACTAGGCTTCCGAGTCAGCCATATGAGATTCCTCACTGCAATAACAGCAAGAACGTGACTTACCTGCAGGGAGATTTCTCCTCCTCGGCTGAGTTCTTCGTCTGTGTGGGCGTCTTGGGCTTTCTCTACTGTACTTTCACCATCATCCTGTACTTTGGCTACCAGCAGGTTTACAGGGAGTCTAACCGTGGCCCCACAATTGTGAGTCGTCACTCATGTTTATTTGGAAATATTACTGTGATAATATCAATCTCATTAATATCCGTGAAGTTGTTCGGTTTTGCTTTAAATCCACTCATCATGAACATCATGAAACGTTTGGAACAAAATTATCTTTGTGATGAAgaatatttgtgaaaattaaaataaaatgtcatttagttTCTAAATTGGTTTGATTTAGTTTATTAATTTGTGTATTAATTCAGtagacatttaaatatatattttttatagctGTACATGTGGTTGCAAATAAgagctttatttattatttacatttattttttttttttaataatttatttgcaaACATTTTCAAAGTATTAACAAAGTGCTTCATCCAATTGCAGAATtgtcacacatatatatatatatatatatatatatatatatatatatatatatatatatatatatatatatatatatatatatatacagcaattTTTACATTAACCAATTcagtaattaaattttaatttgaacagaaaacattaattattaattgtgaaTACTGTTCATGCTGGAAGTGACACTTATGATTTTCTTTCATCTGTTGGCCTACATTTGTGCTTTTCCTTTTGACAGCCACTTTATCTGAATGTCATTATCCATAACATTTCCATGAATAGGGATTGATATCCCAAACTTTCCTCTATTTCCTCTCCAGGATCTGATTGTTACTGGGATCTTTGCTTTCTTGTGGCTGGTTTGCTCCTCAGCCTGGGGAAAGGGTTTAACCGATGTAAAATATGCTACGAATCCTGACGGGCTACTAAAGGCATGTCTTCCTGAAGATCACTGTGTGGTGAAGACCTACCCTTCGATGGGTCGTCTCAACTCCTCTGTGGTAAGAACGATTACTAACTGTTAGTTCTgctcttatttatttaaaatgaagccTGGTTATTATCTAGCACATTTTATTGtgcaatatttgttttattatgtagGTTATGTATACATGATTGAGTTCACATGTCCTACTTTTACTGCTTTTTGGTTGTCCAAACCTACAAACTAATTATTTGATTTGAAATTATGGACAAATATTTAATCATATAAAGCGTACTTGTTTATAGTTTATACACACATTTCTAAGACTTTTAAATTATCAAAATGAtccaaactttgctgaaaaaTCAAAAAATCTGCAACATCCTTTTGTTTTCCGATTGATAATTCACACTTTTTAGCCAGTAAAAGGCCTATTactataattgtaaaaatgtccaCCTTCAATTTATCAATTTTTATGAAGTAAATACAAGAATAAGCtttatatttttagtattatttcaaGATGGAcacttaaataaattcaattctgtcattaattcctcaccctcatgtcgtcctGATCCcacaagaccttcattcatcttttaaAGACGAATTAAGATATTGTTGATGAAATCAACAAAGAGTTTTTTTGTCCCTGCAcatacagcaatgcaactgacaccttcaaggcccagaaagcagggttgccaggttttcacaacaaatccacTCATTTTCCAACATACTTGTTTTATGATTCAcattccaggggctaaatatAACATTGCTGAGTTCACTTCAGCccacaaacttgaaaaaaaaaaaaccatggaaaCAGTTAAAGCAGGAAAACcgaggacttggcaacactgccaGAAAGGCAGCAATcatatcattaaaatagtccatgtgacatcagtggttcaactgtaattttataaagaatcatttttgaacaaaaaacaaagaataaCTTAATTCAACAGTTTCTTCTTTTCTGTGTCGGTCTTTTTTTGCCATTGCCACTTGCAGCTCATGTGTTAAAATTGCTTGCATCACATTTTAACAAATAATCTCAATGGGAGTAAAGTGTAGTCCATTGTGATAACTGATTATCATTCTAGTAATTCATTTGTAGGTAAATGAGCATTTTAGAAATGAGCAGTTGAAGTATTTCATGAATCTTTTACTGCATCTTCCAGCTCTTTGGATTCCTAAACCTGATATTGTGGGCAGGAAACTGCTGGTTCATCTACAAGGAGACTCCATTTCATAAGCCGGCCAATCCACCGCCCAACGTAGAGGAAGGAGTTTCCACCTCCTAATTAGACAAGACGGTCTCCTTCCTCTCCTCTCCATTTGTTCATAAATCAGAGGACATCACCGTTTGTTCATGTCAACACATCTTGAAAAAAAATACTGCACTTTGATATGCAGTACACTACATTATAAATACTCAAAGCTGAATTCTTTATGGATatccatttattttttctttttgtgtctgTTTAATGGCACTGTCCGAAGTTAATTTTGTCAAGCAGGTAAAAAGAAACCAAATTTTATTAGACCAGTAGCTTTGCGATTACAACTCAGAAGTAAACCTGTTCTAGGTTATTGAtgcttttcattattattaatttgtctaATTTGATATGAAGATGACCTGCATTTCGGTAACTCTAAATGTTCACTACAATCAGACCTCATGAGAAACGCTTAAAAGAGCGCTTAAACACTAGCACACTTATATCTAATAGCTCTAGACATTTAAAACTGGTCGTTCCTTGTAGtttttaataactatttattGGTTTAAGTGCTTTGTTCTTGATAGAATGTCACCTTACATTTGTCAGGGaagtacaaactgaaaaaattgtctcagtttcatccatctgtaacctttattttaaatgtttgtgttgaCTCTTTTTAAAGTGGTATTTGGTAATAAATGACTATGCCAAAGGCCATATTTAATTTGCTATCaggaaaaatgttaaatattcaaCACTAGACATTGTTCGACAGAAGGAAACgcttgtttaattgtttttctacTGTTTGGAGTAGGAATGTTGTCTTTATTTGTATTTGGCTGTTATTTGACTTGACACTGTAAATGAAGCATCTTTATCACATGGGTTGATGTTTATATGTAATGGAAGTACATTTCATTTTTTGCCTCTGTGGCATGTTTTACCATCTTATTTTTACAGAAAGAAATGTTTGAGGGGGATTGCATTTAGTTAAATCTTAAAAATACAATGATTGTTCGGGAACCGTGATCGCCTGTGTGCAGTTTAtgttctggtaaaaaaaaaactccctttTTTTCGATCTAAATTGTcaagtcttttttattattattattattatatcctcAGTAGTTGTTCTAATCCTAAAATTAAACCATTCGATGCCACATCTAAACTTTTTAGACTTAAACACATTAAATCATTAATATAAATGATTATAGTATAAGAAGTTTGTATACAATTGTGATTTAAAGAGAACAAAAGTGCCATTTAAAAGTCTTTCCTCAGGTCACATATTGATAAATTTTTTGTCCTGAAACGATCCTCAAATTTGGTTGTGACTTTTGGAAAATACAGGGcacatttttgttgtgttttatatCTCTCATAAGTTCAGGAGGA from Carassius carassius chromosome 44, fCarCar2.1, whole genome shotgun sequence carries:
- the sypl2a gene encoding synaptophysin-like protein 2a, whose amino-acid sequence is MEIVQKVMSGFSLDFGPLKEPLGFIRVLEWIFTICAFATTGGYVGSTLFTVNCGSKTDDVTAHFGYPFRLPSQPYEIPHCNNSKNVTYLQGDFSSSAEFFVCVGVLGFLYCTFTIILYFGYQQVYRESNRGPTIDLIVTGIFAFLWLVCSSAWGKGLTDVKYATNPDGLLKACLPEDHCVVKTYPSMGRLNSSVLFGFLNLILWAGNCWFIYKETPFHKPANPPPNVEEGVSTS